The following nucleotide sequence is from Chloracidobacterium validum.
GGAGTTGCCGAATCAGAGACTCAAAATCGCGGAGCAGTTCCTCCGCGTTGACATCATATTCCTTCAGCAACTGTTCGACGGCTGTTTTGAGGTTGGGGCAAGTCGTAGCGTGCCGCATCATACTGGTAGCCACACTATCCAAAGTGTAGTAATGCTCCGTGTCAAGGTTGAGTAAAACGGCTTCGTCGGCAACCGTACGAACGACGACGTGGGAAGGAATAAAGGCACGATTGGTTAGTAGGCTCATCAGGTTGCTTTGTCTAGAGATTTGTTATGTTTCTAAAGGTATAGCCAATCAGCCCCAAACCGTCTAGTCATGGCGCATGACGGCTTGTGCACTGATCGTCGGCCTGTCTATGGTTGCGGCTTTGAAAACCCTCATTCAGTAATCATTATGTACGCTGACTACATTGCGTTGACCTATCACGCCTCACTGATTGCCGATGAAGTCCGAGTTCGCGCGTTCCAGTCAGCCATTGAGGCGGTCGTACGTCCTGGCGATATCGTGGCGGATGTTGGCTGTGGCACGGGCATTTTGACGCTTTTGGCCTGCCGAGCCGGCGCGCGCCATGTGTACGCCATTGATGAAGGGCCAATCATTGAACTTGCTAAACAGATCGTGGAACAGAATGGTTATGCTGCCCAAGTAACGCTGATCAATCGTCCTTCCCGCCGCGCGAACTTGCCTGTCCCGGTGGATGTCATTGTCTCGGAAACAATCGGCAACTACGGTGCCGAAGAGCTGATCCTGTCCACCCTTTCGGATGCGTGCCGGCGATGGCTGAAGCCGGGCGGAAAGGTGATTCCGCAGAGGCTGGAACTGTACTGCGCCCCAATTGCTTGGCCCAAAACGGAAGCTTCCCTGTCCATCTGGCATCAACCGGTATGCGGTTTTGACTTCTCACCCGGCCTAACGTTTGCCGTCAATCAGCAATACCCCCGCGACCTGTGTCCAGCGCACCTGCTTGCCCAAGGGATTTGCTACCACCGCTTGGAGCTGTCGTCGGCGGTCCTGGCGGCTGAGTCTCTGCCCAAAGTCAGTGGGACGGCCCGGTTCAGCATAACGCAGCCGGGTGTCATGGGCGGGGTTGGCGCCTGGTTCAACGCTTGGCTGACAGACCACGTACACGTGACCAATGATCCGCGGCGCGCGAAGACGAGTTGGGGTCACCTCTGTTTGCCCATTGCCGAGCCGCTACCGGTGACGGTTGGCGATGAAGTGGACATCACCTTGCGGGCAGTCGGTGGGGGCAGTCTCCTGTGCTGGGAGGTGGTGTGGCGGGGCGTCAACGGCCAATCTCGCGCATTTCGGCACTCCGATTTTGAGGGCTGGCTGTCCACGCCGGAGCAGTTGCACCCGCTCGCCCCCACGGCTGCTCCTGGGCTTGGGGTAGATGGACGGATTCAACTTTTTCTTCTGACCAAGCTCGATGCCGGGTGGACGATTGAACAAACTGCGCGCGGATTGCATGAGCAGTTCGCGGCTGAGTTTCCGACGCTTGAAGACGCGCTCATCTATGTGAAGGCCCGGGCGCTCAAGGTGACCAAGCCGTGACCGGCGCCGCCTGGAAGCCCAGTCCTGCCGGTACTTCATTCGTCGTCGTCGTCCGTCTCGATGGGCTGCCCATCGCCGTGGCGGTCGCTCAGGGCCACGCGAAAGCCAAGAATGGTGAGCAAGTCTTCACGGTGTAAACCTTCCCGAATCGAGCACCGGCAGCCATCGGGTGCGGACGACCAAGCGCCCCCACGAATGACGCGGGACTGTCCTGCCTCATCTTGGCGCACACTGCGCACCGGCGCGCCCAGCGCATGGGTTCCGGTGAGCCGCGGCACATAGGCGTCCAAGCACCACTCCCGAACATTGCCGTGCATGTCGGCCAAACCAAAGGCGTTGAAGCCAAGCGAGCCGGCCGGCGTTGGTTTGCGGCGCGCGGGCACGGCCGGTTCGTCGCCATAGGGCAGGGAACTATCATAGTTTTCGAGGGTTGGCGCAAGCACCGCACCGTAGGTAAACATTCCGCTTGTGCCAGCGCGGCAGGCATATTCCCATTCGGCCTCGGTCGGCAGCCGGTATGGGCGTCCGGTCTTTTTCGTGAGCCGCCGGCAGAACTCGACCGCTTCATCCCACGTGATGCTGTCCACTGGGAGGTCATCGCCTTTGAACTTGGAGGGATCAGGTGGCAGGTCACGCTCAATTTTGGGCCAGCCAGCTACGACACGCCACTGCGCCTGGGTCACTTCGGTGCGTCCCATGTAAAAACCAAACACCCGCGCCCGGATGGGCGGTTTCTCGTTTTCGTCGGCTTCGTCGGCCCTGGACGATCCCATGGTGAAACATTCGCCCGGTATGGCGACCAGTTCCAGCGACACTTGGTCGCTGAGTCGTTCTGTGAAGCGCTGGGTTTCTTTGTTGAGCGTTTCGATAACGTTGCCGCGCGCGTCAAGGCGCGGTGTTTCAAAGGTGAGTGTAGAACGTTGTTCAGTCGGCAAGGTGACGGTGGGCAGCAGTGGACTGTCGGGGCAAGGCGGTCCGGCGGGCCGGGATGGTTTTCCGCCGCCGCTACTGGTGCGCCGGACGCCACTGTTTTTTTTCTCTCCGGCTTCGACGGGTGGCTTGCCCCCGACGCTGGTGCTGCGTTCCTGCGCCCTGGCATCGAAGCCGGCCAGGGACTGCATCAGAAAGACACTCAACATCAGAAGCCGGCACCATTGCCACTGCACATTTGACTGGGCCATAACGCTCCTGCTTGTTTCAGGATTGATTTCACACGGTGGCATACCTTGGCTGATGAAGTGTAACAGGCCCTTGGTTGCCTCCAAACACGACCTTGACTGAAAGCTTGGAGTCCCCAAGGCACAAGTCTGGTGCACCATTGCACCGTGTGTGGGACAACCACGGGCGATGGTCATTGCTCCTGCCGTGGAGCATGCGCATGCCGCATCCGGGCAGCAACGAATACGGCAATGCTTACGCTGCCGATGAGAAGCAGCGTGATGGCCGAACCAAACGGCTGATTGCGCTGGAAAAATTGATTCCAGATGACGTTGCCGAGCAAGATGCTTCTCGCGCCACCAAGGAGGTCGGCGACGACGAAATTGCCCAAGCTGGGGACAAAAACCAGAATGCTGCCGGTCATCAGTCCGGGCCTGGCCAACGGGAAGACGACGTTCCAAAAGGTCGCCCACGGTGTTGCGCCCAGATCGGCTGCCGCGTCGAGCCATCGCCGGTCGAGTTTATCGAGACTGGAAAGTAGGGGGATGATCATAAAGGGGAGTTCGCCGGCAACCAGTCCGATGAAAACTGCCAGGTTGTTGTAAAGCAGCGGCAGTGGCTCGCGGATGAGTCCCCAGTTCAGCAGCGCCGTATTGATGACTCCTTCGGTGCGCAGCAAGTGGGTCCAGGCAAAGGTACGGACGACGAGACTGGTCCACAGCGGCACAACGGTCAGTGTCATCAGGAACGGCTTCCAGCGAGCTGAAACATAAAAGGCAAGAAAGATGGCTACCGGGTAGCTCAAGAGGATGCAAACTACGGTGACGACGGCAGCCATCCAAAGCGAGCGCCAGTAAATCGCCAGGTAAATCGGCTCTAGGGCCTGTTGGAAGTTGGCCAGGGTCCAGGTCCAGGCAATGTTGCCGTAGGTTGTCCGACTCGCAAAGGCCTGCCTGGCCACGATGACAAGTGGCAGAAAGCTCAGTAAAAACAGCCAAATGGTCGCCGGCGCCACCAATCCGGCGCGCCATACCAAACGTTGCACGGTTGGCCTCGTTCACCTCGGTTTTGCACATGGGATGTATAGTCCAGTGACATTATGCTTTTGGCGCTCGTTTGAAAAGCCCGACCTACCCAAGCGCTGGCTTTGGGACGTTTCGGAAGCCGACCCATGCCCATCGTTGCTGATCTTGCAGCCGATCTCCACGCTCTGACAGTGGAGCTTACCGCACTTGAGGCGGCCGGTGGTCCGCTCTGGGTTCAAGCCCTGACGC
It contains:
- a CDS encoding PqqD family protein; the encoded protein is MSLLTNRAFIPSHVVVRTVADEAVLLNLDTEHYYTLDSVATSMMRHATTCPNLKTAVEQLLKEYDVNAEELLRDFESLIRQLLQAKLLELQPPEQPLSQ
- a CDS encoding 50S ribosomal protein L11 methyltransferase encodes the protein MYADYIALTYHASLIADEVRVRAFQSAIEAVVRPGDIVADVGCGTGILTLLACRAGARHVYAIDEGPIIELAKQIVEQNGYAAQVTLINRPSRRANLPVPVDVIVSETIGNYGAEELILSTLSDACRRWLKPGGKVIPQRLELYCAPIAWPKTEASLSIWHQPVCGFDFSPGLTFAVNQQYPRDLCPAHLLAQGICYHRLELSSAVLAAESLPKVSGTARFSITQPGVMGGVGAWFNAWLTDHVHVTNDPRRAKTSWGHLCLPIAEPLPVTVGDEVDITLRAVGGGSLLCWEVVWRGVNGQSRAFRHSDFEGWLSTPEQLHPLAPTAAPGLGVDGRIQLFLLTKLDAGWTIEQTARGLHEQFAAEFPTLEDALIYVKARALKVTKP
- a CDS encoding formylglycine-generating enzyme family protein; amino-acid sequence: MAQSNVQWQWCRLLMLSVFLMQSLAGFDARAQERSTSVGGKPPVEAGEKKNSGVRRTSSGGGKPSRPAGPPCPDSPLLPTVTLPTEQRSTLTFETPRLDARGNVIETLNKETQRFTERLSDQVSLELVAIPGECFTMGSSRADEADENEKPPIRARVFGFYMGRTEVTQAQWRVVAGWPKIERDLPPDPSKFKGDDLPVDSITWDEAVEFCRRLTKKTGRPYRLPTEAEWEYACRAGTSGMFTYGAVLAPTLENYDSSLPYGDEPAVPARRKPTPAGSLGFNAFGLADMHGNVREWCLDAYVPRLTGTHALGAPVRSVRQDEAGQSRVIRGGAWSSAPDGCRCSIREGLHREDLLTILGFRVALSDRHGDGQPIETDDDDE
- a CDS encoding ABC transporter permease, which encodes MQRLVWRAGLVAPATIWLFLLSFLPLVIVARQAFASRTTYGNIAWTWTLANFQQALEPIYLAIYWRSLWMAAVVTVVCILLSYPVAIFLAFYVSARWKPFLMTLTVVPLWTSLVVRTFAWTHLLRTEGVINTALLNWGLIREPLPLLYNNLAVFIGLVAGELPFMIIPLLSSLDKLDRRWLDAAADLGATPWATFWNVVFPLARPGLMTGSILVFVPSLGNFVVADLLGGARSILLGNVIWNQFFQRNQPFGSAITLLLIGSVSIAVFVAARMRHAHAPRQEQ